Proteins encoded within one genomic window of Alosa alosa isolate M-15738 ecotype Scorff River chromosome 24, AALO_Geno_1.1, whole genome shotgun sequence:
- the LOC125289235 gene encoding heterogeneous nuclear ribonucleoproteins C1/C2 isoform X1, with protein sequence MDLSPTSSSLMASNVTNKTDPRSLNSRVFIGNLNTMLVTKADVEAIFAKYGKIVGCSVHKGYAFVQYANERNARTAVASEDGRMIVGQVLDINLAGEPKPHRSSKTIKRSAGDMYSLEAGQSSSFDLDYDFQRDYYDRMYSYPSRVPPPPPPPLSRAVIPSKRPRVSLSGGGSRRTKSNFSKSSQRTSRTTLASSQVSPSTVRADDLQTIKKELTQIKHKVDYLLESLERMERDHSKKSGKEGKNLKQEEASSLQHSALKKERESPEMNDYEEEEGDLLEEEEIKSRGREEDEEEEEGEQEEGEDDGDSASGEHS encoded by the exons ATGGA tcTCTCCCCAACCAGCAGCAGCCTGATGGCCAGCAACGTGACCAACAAAACGGACCCACGCTCGCTCAACTCTCGGGTCTTCATTGGCAACCTCAACACCATGCTAGTGACCAAGGCCGACGTGGAGGCCATCTTCGCCAAGTACGGCAAGATAGTGGGCTGCTCCGTGCACAAGGGCTATGCCTTCGTGCAGTATGCCAACGAGCGCAATGCCAGGACTGCTGTGGCCTCCGAGGACGGCCGCATGATCGTTGGACAGGTTCTGG ATATTAATCTGGCAGGTGAGCCAAAACCCCATCGGTCGTCGAAGACCATCAAGCGCTCAGCAGGGGACATGTACAG TCTAGAGGCAGGGCAGAG TTCCTCCTTTGATCTTGACTATGACTTCCAGAGGGACTACTACGACAG gATGTACTCGTATCCATCCCGTGTGCCCCCGCCACCCCCGCCCCCTCTCTCGCGGGCGGTCATCCCCTCCAAGAGGCCCAGGGTCAGTCTGAGTGGGGGCGGCAGCCGTCGCACCAAGAGCAACTTCTCCAAGAGTAGCCAGCGCACATCCCGGACCA CGTTAGCGTCCTCACAGGTCTCTCCATCTACAGTGAGAGCGGACGACCTGCAGACCATTAAGAAAGAACTGACCCAGATCAAGCACAAGGTGGACTACCTGCTGGAGAGCCTGGAGCGCATGGAGAGAGACCACAGCAAGAAGTCAGGTaagg AGGGGAAGAACCTCAAACAGGAGGAGGCTTCGTCCCTGCAGCACTCGGCCCTGAAGAAGGAGCGTGAGAGTCCCGAGATGAATGActacgaggaggaggagggagaccttctggaggaggaggag ATCAAGAGtcgggggagagaggaagatgaggaagaggaggagggggagcaggaggaaggagaagaTGATGGAGACAGTGCCAGTGGAGAACActcttaa
- the LOC125289235 gene encoding heterogeneous nuclear ribonucleoproteins C1/C2 isoform X8 translates to MDLSPTSSSLMASNVTNKTDPRSLNSRVFIGNLNTMLVTKADVEAIFAKYGKIVGCSVHKGYAFVQYANERNARTAVASEDGRMIVGQVLDINLAGEPKPHRSSKTIKRSAGDMYSSSFDLDYDFQRDYYDRMYSYPSRVPPPPPPPLSRAVIPSKRPRVSLSGGGSRRTKSNFSKSSQRTSRTMRADDLQTIKKELTQIKHKVDYLLESLERMERDHSKKSEGKNLKQEEASSLQHSALKKERESPEMNDYEEEEGDLLEEEEIKSRGREEDEEEEEGEQEEGEDDGDSASGEHS, encoded by the exons ATGGA tcTCTCCCCAACCAGCAGCAGCCTGATGGCCAGCAACGTGACCAACAAAACGGACCCACGCTCGCTCAACTCTCGGGTCTTCATTGGCAACCTCAACACCATGCTAGTGACCAAGGCCGACGTGGAGGCCATCTTCGCCAAGTACGGCAAGATAGTGGGCTGCTCCGTGCACAAGGGCTATGCCTTCGTGCAGTATGCCAACGAGCGCAATGCCAGGACTGCTGTGGCCTCCGAGGACGGCCGCATGATCGTTGGACAGGTTCTGG ATATTAATCTGGCAGGTGAGCCAAAACCCCATCGGTCGTCGAAGACCATCAAGCGCTCAGCAGGGGACATGTACAG TTCCTCCTTTGATCTTGACTATGACTTCCAGAGGGACTACTACGACAG gATGTACTCGTATCCATCCCGTGTGCCCCCGCCACCCCCGCCCCCTCTCTCGCGGGCGGTCATCCCCTCCAAGAGGCCCAGGGTCAGTCTGAGTGGGGGCGGCAGCCGTCGCACCAAGAGCAACTTCTCCAAGAGTAGCCAGCGCACATCCCGGACCA TGAGAGCGGACGACCTGCAGACCATTAAGAAAGAACTGACCCAGATCAAGCACAAGGTGGACTACCTGCTGGAGAGCCTGGAGCGCATGGAGAGAGACCACAGCAAGAAGTCAG AGGGGAAGAACCTCAAACAGGAGGAGGCTTCGTCCCTGCAGCACTCGGCCCTGAAGAAGGAGCGTGAGAGTCCCGAGATGAATGActacgaggaggaggagggagaccttctggaggaggaggag ATCAAGAGtcgggggagagaggaagatgaggaagaggaggagggggagcaggaggaaggagaagaTGATGGAGACAGTGCCAGTGGAGAACActcttaa
- the LOC125289235 gene encoding heterogeneous nuclear ribonucleoproteins C1/C2 isoform X6, which yields MDLSPTSSSLMASNVTNKTDPRSLNSRVFIGNLNTMLVTKADVEAIFAKYGKIVGCSVHKGYAFVQYANERNARTAVASEDGRMIVGQVLDINLAGEPKPHRSSKTIKRSAGDMYSLEAGQSSSFDLDYDFQRDYYDRMYSYPSRVPPPPPPPLSRAVIPSKRPRVSLSGGGSRRTKSNFSKSSQRTSRTMRADDLQTIKKELTQIKHKVDYLLESLERMERDHSKKSEGKNLKQEEASSLQHSALKKERESPEMNDYEEEEGDLLEEEEIKSRGREEDEEEEEGEQEEGEDDGDSASGEHS from the exons ATGGA tcTCTCCCCAACCAGCAGCAGCCTGATGGCCAGCAACGTGACCAACAAAACGGACCCACGCTCGCTCAACTCTCGGGTCTTCATTGGCAACCTCAACACCATGCTAGTGACCAAGGCCGACGTGGAGGCCATCTTCGCCAAGTACGGCAAGATAGTGGGCTGCTCCGTGCACAAGGGCTATGCCTTCGTGCAGTATGCCAACGAGCGCAATGCCAGGACTGCTGTGGCCTCCGAGGACGGCCGCATGATCGTTGGACAGGTTCTGG ATATTAATCTGGCAGGTGAGCCAAAACCCCATCGGTCGTCGAAGACCATCAAGCGCTCAGCAGGGGACATGTACAG TCTAGAGGCAGGGCAGAG TTCCTCCTTTGATCTTGACTATGACTTCCAGAGGGACTACTACGACAG gATGTACTCGTATCCATCCCGTGTGCCCCCGCCACCCCCGCCCCCTCTCTCGCGGGCGGTCATCCCCTCCAAGAGGCCCAGGGTCAGTCTGAGTGGGGGCGGCAGCCGTCGCACCAAGAGCAACTTCTCCAAGAGTAGCCAGCGCACATCCCGGACCA TGAGAGCGGACGACCTGCAGACCATTAAGAAAGAACTGACCCAGATCAAGCACAAGGTGGACTACCTGCTGGAGAGCCTGGAGCGCATGGAGAGAGACCACAGCAAGAAGTCAG AGGGGAAGAACCTCAAACAGGAGGAGGCTTCGTCCCTGCAGCACTCGGCCCTGAAGAAGGAGCGTGAGAGTCCCGAGATGAATGActacgaggaggaggagggagaccttctggaggaggaggag ATCAAGAGtcgggggagagaggaagatgaggaagaggaggagggggagcaggaggaaggagaagaTGATGGAGACAGTGCCAGTGGAGAACActcttaa
- the LOC125289235 gene encoding heterogeneous nuclear ribonucleoproteins C1/C2 isoform X4, which yields MASNVTNKTDPRSLNSRVFIGNLNTMLVTKADVEAIFAKYGKIVGCSVHKGYAFVQYANERNARTAVASEDGRMIVGQVLDINLAGEPKPHRSSKTIKRSAGDMYSLEAGQSSSFDLDYDFQRDYYDRMYSYPSRVPPPPPPPLSRAVIPSKRPRVSLSGGGSRRTKSNFSKSSQRTSRTTLASSQVSPSTVRADDLQTIKKELTQIKHKVDYLLESLERMERDHSKKSGKEGKNLKQEEASSLQHSALKKERESPEMNDYEEEEGDLLEEEEIKSRGREEDEEEEEGEQEEGEDDGDSASGEHS from the exons ATGGCCAGCAACGTGACCAACAAAACGGACCCACGCTCGCTCAACTCTCGGGTCTTCATTGGCAACCTCAACACCATGCTAGTGACCAAGGCCGACGTGGAGGCCATCTTCGCCAAGTACGGCAAGATAGTGGGCTGCTCCGTGCACAAGGGCTATGCCTTCGTGCAGTATGCCAACGAGCGCAATGCCAGGACTGCTGTGGCCTCCGAGGACGGCCGCATGATCGTTGGACAGGTTCTGG ATATTAATCTGGCAGGTGAGCCAAAACCCCATCGGTCGTCGAAGACCATCAAGCGCTCAGCAGGGGACATGTACAG TCTAGAGGCAGGGCAGAG TTCCTCCTTTGATCTTGACTATGACTTCCAGAGGGACTACTACGACAG gATGTACTCGTATCCATCCCGTGTGCCCCCGCCACCCCCGCCCCCTCTCTCGCGGGCGGTCATCCCCTCCAAGAGGCCCAGGGTCAGTCTGAGTGGGGGCGGCAGCCGTCGCACCAAGAGCAACTTCTCCAAGAGTAGCCAGCGCACATCCCGGACCA CGTTAGCGTCCTCACAGGTCTCTCCATCTACAGTGAGAGCGGACGACCTGCAGACCATTAAGAAAGAACTGACCCAGATCAAGCACAAGGTGGACTACCTGCTGGAGAGCCTGGAGCGCATGGAGAGAGACCACAGCAAGAAGTCAGGTaagg AGGGGAAGAACCTCAAACAGGAGGAGGCTTCGTCCCTGCAGCACTCGGCCCTGAAGAAGGAGCGTGAGAGTCCCGAGATGAATGActacgaggaggaggagggagaccttctggaggaggaggag ATCAAGAGtcgggggagagaggaagatgaggaagaggaggagggggagcaggaggaaggagaagaTGATGGAGACAGTGCCAGTGGAGAACActcttaa
- the LOC125289235 gene encoding heterogeneous nuclear ribonucleoproteins C1/C2 isoform X2 has protein sequence MDLSPTSSSLMASNVTNKTDPRSLNSRVFIGNLNTMLVTKADVEAIFAKYGKIVGCSVHKGYAFVQYANERNARTAVASEDGRMIVGQVLDINLAGEPKPHRSSKTIKRSAGDMYSLEAGQSSSFDLDYDFQRDYYDRMYSYPSRVPPPPPPPLSRAVIPSKRPRVSLSGGGSRRTKSNFSKSSQRTSRTTLASSQVSPSTVRADDLQTIKKELTQIKHKVDYLLESLERMERDHSKKSEGKNLKQEEASSLQHSALKKERESPEMNDYEEEEGDLLEEEEIKSRGREEDEEEEEGEQEEGEDDGDSASGEHS, from the exons ATGGA tcTCTCCCCAACCAGCAGCAGCCTGATGGCCAGCAACGTGACCAACAAAACGGACCCACGCTCGCTCAACTCTCGGGTCTTCATTGGCAACCTCAACACCATGCTAGTGACCAAGGCCGACGTGGAGGCCATCTTCGCCAAGTACGGCAAGATAGTGGGCTGCTCCGTGCACAAGGGCTATGCCTTCGTGCAGTATGCCAACGAGCGCAATGCCAGGACTGCTGTGGCCTCCGAGGACGGCCGCATGATCGTTGGACAGGTTCTGG ATATTAATCTGGCAGGTGAGCCAAAACCCCATCGGTCGTCGAAGACCATCAAGCGCTCAGCAGGGGACATGTACAG TCTAGAGGCAGGGCAGAG TTCCTCCTTTGATCTTGACTATGACTTCCAGAGGGACTACTACGACAG gATGTACTCGTATCCATCCCGTGTGCCCCCGCCACCCCCGCCCCCTCTCTCGCGGGCGGTCATCCCCTCCAAGAGGCCCAGGGTCAGTCTGAGTGGGGGCGGCAGCCGTCGCACCAAGAGCAACTTCTCCAAGAGTAGCCAGCGCACATCCCGGACCA CGTTAGCGTCCTCACAGGTCTCTCCATCTACAGTGAGAGCGGACGACCTGCAGACCATTAAGAAAGAACTGACCCAGATCAAGCACAAGGTGGACTACCTGCTGGAGAGCCTGGAGCGCATGGAGAGAGACCACAGCAAGAAGTCAG AGGGGAAGAACCTCAAACAGGAGGAGGCTTCGTCCCTGCAGCACTCGGCCCTGAAGAAGGAGCGTGAGAGTCCCGAGATGAATGActacgaggaggaggagggagaccttctggaggaggaggag ATCAAGAGtcgggggagagaggaagatgaggaagaggaggagggggagcaggaggaaggagaagaTGATGGAGACAGTGCCAGTGGAGAACActcttaa
- the LOC125289235 gene encoding heterogeneous nuclear ribonucleoproteins C1/C2 isoform X3, producing MDLSPTSSSLMASNVTNKTDPRSLNSRVFIGNLNTMLVTKADVEAIFAKYGKIVGCSVHKGYAFVQYANERNARTAVASEDGRMIVGQVLDINLAGEPKPHRSSKTIKRSAGDMYSSSFDLDYDFQRDYYDRMYSYPSRVPPPPPPPLSRAVIPSKRPRVSLSGGGSRRTKSNFSKSSQRTSRTTLASSQVSPSTVRADDLQTIKKELTQIKHKVDYLLESLERMERDHSKKSGKEGKNLKQEEASSLQHSALKKERESPEMNDYEEEEGDLLEEEEIKSRGREEDEEEEEGEQEEGEDDGDSASGEHS from the exons ATGGA tcTCTCCCCAACCAGCAGCAGCCTGATGGCCAGCAACGTGACCAACAAAACGGACCCACGCTCGCTCAACTCTCGGGTCTTCATTGGCAACCTCAACACCATGCTAGTGACCAAGGCCGACGTGGAGGCCATCTTCGCCAAGTACGGCAAGATAGTGGGCTGCTCCGTGCACAAGGGCTATGCCTTCGTGCAGTATGCCAACGAGCGCAATGCCAGGACTGCTGTGGCCTCCGAGGACGGCCGCATGATCGTTGGACAGGTTCTGG ATATTAATCTGGCAGGTGAGCCAAAACCCCATCGGTCGTCGAAGACCATCAAGCGCTCAGCAGGGGACATGTACAG TTCCTCCTTTGATCTTGACTATGACTTCCAGAGGGACTACTACGACAG gATGTACTCGTATCCATCCCGTGTGCCCCCGCCACCCCCGCCCCCTCTCTCGCGGGCGGTCATCCCCTCCAAGAGGCCCAGGGTCAGTCTGAGTGGGGGCGGCAGCCGTCGCACCAAGAGCAACTTCTCCAAGAGTAGCCAGCGCACATCCCGGACCA CGTTAGCGTCCTCACAGGTCTCTCCATCTACAGTGAGAGCGGACGACCTGCAGACCATTAAGAAAGAACTGACCCAGATCAAGCACAAGGTGGACTACCTGCTGGAGAGCCTGGAGCGCATGGAGAGAGACCACAGCAAGAAGTCAGGTaagg AGGGGAAGAACCTCAAACAGGAGGAGGCTTCGTCCCTGCAGCACTCGGCCCTGAAGAAGGAGCGTGAGAGTCCCGAGATGAATGActacgaggaggaggagggagaccttctggaggaggaggag ATCAAGAGtcgggggagagaggaagatgaggaagaggaggagggggagcaggaggaaggagaagaTGATGGAGACAGTGCCAGTGGAGAACActcttaa
- the LOC125289235 gene encoding heterogeneous nuclear ribonucleoproteins C1/C2 isoform X7, with protein MDLSPTSSSLMASNVTNKTDPRSLNSRVFIGNLNTMLVTKADVEAIFAKYGKIVGCSVHKGYAFVQYANERNARTAVASEDGRMIVGQVLDINLAGEPKPHRSSKTIKRSAGDMYSSSFDLDYDFQRDYYDRMYSYPSRVPPPPPPPLSRAVIPSKRPRVSLSGGGSRRTKSNFSKSSQRTSRTMRADDLQTIKKELTQIKHKVDYLLESLERMERDHSKKSGKEGKNLKQEEASSLQHSALKKERESPEMNDYEEEEGDLLEEEEIKSRGREEDEEEEEGEQEEGEDDGDSASGEHS; from the exons ATGGA tcTCTCCCCAACCAGCAGCAGCCTGATGGCCAGCAACGTGACCAACAAAACGGACCCACGCTCGCTCAACTCTCGGGTCTTCATTGGCAACCTCAACACCATGCTAGTGACCAAGGCCGACGTGGAGGCCATCTTCGCCAAGTACGGCAAGATAGTGGGCTGCTCCGTGCACAAGGGCTATGCCTTCGTGCAGTATGCCAACGAGCGCAATGCCAGGACTGCTGTGGCCTCCGAGGACGGCCGCATGATCGTTGGACAGGTTCTGG ATATTAATCTGGCAGGTGAGCCAAAACCCCATCGGTCGTCGAAGACCATCAAGCGCTCAGCAGGGGACATGTACAG TTCCTCCTTTGATCTTGACTATGACTTCCAGAGGGACTACTACGACAG gATGTACTCGTATCCATCCCGTGTGCCCCCGCCACCCCCGCCCCCTCTCTCGCGGGCGGTCATCCCCTCCAAGAGGCCCAGGGTCAGTCTGAGTGGGGGCGGCAGCCGTCGCACCAAGAGCAACTTCTCCAAGAGTAGCCAGCGCACATCCCGGACCA TGAGAGCGGACGACCTGCAGACCATTAAGAAAGAACTGACCCAGATCAAGCACAAGGTGGACTACCTGCTGGAGAGCCTGGAGCGCATGGAGAGAGACCACAGCAAGAAGTCAGGTaagg AGGGGAAGAACCTCAAACAGGAGGAGGCTTCGTCCCTGCAGCACTCGGCCCTGAAGAAGGAGCGTGAGAGTCCCGAGATGAATGActacgaggaggaggagggagaccttctggaggaggaggag ATCAAGAGtcgggggagagaggaagatgaggaagaggaggagggggagcaggaggaaggagaagaTGATGGAGACAGTGCCAGTGGAGAACActcttaa
- the LOC125289235 gene encoding heterogeneous nuclear ribonucleoproteins C1/C2 isoform X5, which produces MDLSPTSSSLMASNVTNKTDPRSLNSRVFIGNLNTMLVTKADVEAIFAKYGKIVGCSVHKGYAFVQYANERNARTAVASEDGRMIVGQVLDINLAGEPKPHRSSKTIKRSAGDMYSLEAGQSSSFDLDYDFQRDYYDRMYSYPSRVPPPPPPPLSRAVIPSKRPRVSLSGGGSRRTKSNFSKSSQRTSRTMRADDLQTIKKELTQIKHKVDYLLESLERMERDHSKKSGKEGKNLKQEEASSLQHSALKKERESPEMNDYEEEEGDLLEEEEIKSRGREEDEEEEEGEQEEGEDDGDSASGEHS; this is translated from the exons ATGGA tcTCTCCCCAACCAGCAGCAGCCTGATGGCCAGCAACGTGACCAACAAAACGGACCCACGCTCGCTCAACTCTCGGGTCTTCATTGGCAACCTCAACACCATGCTAGTGACCAAGGCCGACGTGGAGGCCATCTTCGCCAAGTACGGCAAGATAGTGGGCTGCTCCGTGCACAAGGGCTATGCCTTCGTGCAGTATGCCAACGAGCGCAATGCCAGGACTGCTGTGGCCTCCGAGGACGGCCGCATGATCGTTGGACAGGTTCTGG ATATTAATCTGGCAGGTGAGCCAAAACCCCATCGGTCGTCGAAGACCATCAAGCGCTCAGCAGGGGACATGTACAG TCTAGAGGCAGGGCAGAG TTCCTCCTTTGATCTTGACTATGACTTCCAGAGGGACTACTACGACAG gATGTACTCGTATCCATCCCGTGTGCCCCCGCCACCCCCGCCCCCTCTCTCGCGGGCGGTCATCCCCTCCAAGAGGCCCAGGGTCAGTCTGAGTGGGGGCGGCAGCCGTCGCACCAAGAGCAACTTCTCCAAGAGTAGCCAGCGCACATCCCGGACCA TGAGAGCGGACGACCTGCAGACCATTAAGAAAGAACTGACCCAGATCAAGCACAAGGTGGACTACCTGCTGGAGAGCCTGGAGCGCATGGAGAGAGACCACAGCAAGAAGTCAGGTaagg AGGGGAAGAACCTCAAACAGGAGGAGGCTTCGTCCCTGCAGCACTCGGCCCTGAAGAAGGAGCGTGAGAGTCCCGAGATGAATGActacgaggaggaggagggagaccttctggaggaggaggag ATCAAGAGtcgggggagagaggaagatgaggaagaggaggagggggagcaggaggaaggagaagaTGATGGAGACAGTGCCAGTGGAGAACActcttaa